The following are encoded in a window of Tessaracoccus flavescens genomic DNA:
- a CDS encoding outer membrane protein assembly factor BamB family protein, translating to MGDDFVDLDAAQDAEPARARGWSVRHTLLVSCAALIVLAALIAVLVWPKPAVSPEVEGLLTRPSVVERVMPVGSMVAGCGEDGLLTQHTEHLAVRLECSPLLGDARGWEATVETLPGVEAFVEPVGRSHVRVVADRITLLDAGSGERLISLPFDASGQPPAILAADSGVLMIGTRRPGSDGQIVELSRLTDHDTADVKWTTMLEGADVDLDALPSEIVEHRGYLRLSETGYGGGFGLAVRDSDAEIPEWARQLRNMTFAGNVVAGGSPDGLRAHDLGSGRELWNRPSSGQAAVGSDDGLYLHDAIAGAIDSDTPGSLTRLDPRSGREVWSVELPHVAAQLKIFDDVILAFSHEGANLWPDGRLSAVTAVDPADGRALWTRQAEVGGAVTGAYLGEGQVVVTMVGPPGDEEDGIGASTATALDPRTGAERWRLAGSQSYLFVWLGHLVGIAEEGLEIYG from the coding sequence ATGGGTGACGACTTCGTCGATCTGGACGCCGCGCAGGACGCGGAACCGGCGCGCGCCCGGGGTTGGAGCGTCCGCCACACCCTGCTCGTCAGTTGCGCGGCGCTGATCGTCCTCGCGGCGCTGATCGCGGTCCTCGTCTGGCCGAAGCCGGCTGTCTCGCCCGAGGTCGAAGGCCTCCTGACCAGGCCGAGCGTCGTGGAGCGCGTCATGCCCGTAGGTTCGATGGTCGCCGGCTGCGGCGAAGACGGCCTGTTGACCCAGCACACCGAGCACCTGGCAGTGCGGCTCGAATGCAGCCCGCTCCTCGGTGACGCGCGCGGCTGGGAGGCCACCGTCGAGACTCTGCCCGGCGTGGAGGCCTTCGTCGAGCCGGTCGGACGCAGCCACGTGCGCGTGGTGGCCGACCGGATCACACTTCTGGACGCCGGCTCGGGAGAGCGGCTGATCTCGTTACCGTTCGACGCCTCTGGCCAGCCGCCCGCCATCCTCGCCGCGGACTCAGGAGTGCTGATGATCGGGACGAGGCGGCCGGGTTCTGACGGGCAGATCGTCGAACTCAGTCGGCTCACCGACCACGACACAGCCGACGTGAAGTGGACCACGATGCTGGAGGGCGCCGACGTCGACCTGGACGCCCTGCCGTCGGAGATCGTCGAACATCGCGGGTATCTGCGGCTGTCCGAGACGGGCTACGGCGGCGGTTTCGGCCTTGCGGTCCGCGACTCCGACGCCGAGATCCCCGAATGGGCCCGGCAGTTGCGCAACATGACCTTCGCGGGAAACGTCGTCGCCGGGGGTTCACCGGACGGCCTGCGCGCCCACGACCTGGGAAGTGGTCGCGAGCTCTGGAACCGGCCGTCCTCAGGTCAGGCTGCGGTTGGCAGCGACGACGGCCTCTACCTGCACGACGCGATCGCCGGCGCCATCGACAGCGACACCCCTGGCTCGCTGACCCGGCTCGACCCCCGCTCCGGTCGCGAGGTGTGGAGCGTCGAGCTTCCGCACGTCGCCGCCCAGCTGAAGATCTTCGACGACGTCATCCTCGCGTTCAGCCACGAGGGAGCCAACCTGTGGCCTGACGGTCGACTGTCGGCGGTCACCGCGGTCGACCCGGCCGACGGGAGGGCGCTGTGGACGCGTCAGGCCGAGGTTGGCGGTGCGGTGACGGGCGCCTACCTGGGGGAAGGCCAGGTCGTCGTCACGATGGTCGGCCCTCCGGGTGACGAGGAGGACGGTATCGGGGCCTCGACGGCCACGGCCCTCGACCCGCGCACCGGTGCCGAGCGGTGGCGCCTCGCGGGGTCGCAGAGCTACCTGTTCGTCTGGCTCGGCCACCTGGTGGGTATCGCCGAGGAAGGGCTGGAGATCTATGGCTGA
- a CDS encoding outer membrane protein assembly factor BamB family protein: protein MVRATDGQVPGWSRGLRNLVHVDGVAVGHSGTGVRAVDLTSGRTLWERDARTQGIVPDSKTLYLTAEPQPAEPEPGGVVTRLDPRSGREVWSVTLPQPVGTVEPFDDCVLVAGQAEGSSPVLTLLERGDGAVRWTSEIGGSLSELLFGEGQVLVVYNPADGGGTRLAGLDLETGKSLWDTRLPGEPTVVGHRLVVSGEGAFTVYG from the coding sequence GTGGTGCGCGCGACCGACGGGCAGGTTCCCGGATGGAGCCGAGGGCTCCGGAACCTGGTCCACGTGGACGGGGTCGCGGTCGGCCACTCCGGGACCGGGGTGCGCGCCGTCGACCTCACCTCGGGCCGGACCCTGTGGGAGCGCGACGCGCGGACGCAGGGGATCGTGCCCGACTCGAAGACGCTCTATCTCACGGCCGAGCCGCAGCCCGCGGAACCCGAACCCGGTGGGGTCGTCACCCGCCTCGATCCGCGCTCCGGCCGGGAGGTGTGGAGCGTCACCCTTCCTCAGCCCGTCGGCACGGTCGAGCCGTTCGACGACTGCGTCCTGGTCGCCGGCCAGGCCGAGGGCTCGTCCCCGGTCCTCACGCTCCTTGAGCGCGGCGACGGTGCCGTGCGGTGGACGAGCGAGATCGGGGGTTCCCTCAGCGAGCTGCTGTTCGGTGAGGGACAGGTGCTTGTCGTGTACAACCCCGCCGATGGAGGGGGGACGCGCCTCGCGGGGCTGGACCTTGAGACCGGGAAGAGCCTCTGGGACACCAGGCTTCCTGGCGAGCCGACGGTCGTCGGGCACCGTCTCGTGGTGAGCGGTGAAGGCGCTTTCACGGTGTACGGATGA
- a CDS encoding outer membrane protein assembly factor BamB family protein — protein MGERLIDLDAAPSSAPFKGWSRRNSLTLVVAVLAWPEPRPVPEVFGLRQTPVPAWTLAGAAYPAGTCGDRGLLTSDESGEGFVVVACLGLEDGRMRWESTYELDGGFGWVATLPGTRYLTLQGERTVRLLDARNGELVDRIDFDPLGDDRPVLVASDKGTLFYAEPTWGELEPEWHLSRLNGTDPDDRVWDVQFGNVVAGWLAVGSPIESHGLAWFCGASIPLAQGFSLAVDLEDGTIPEWSRQLHDMVLLDGVVIGSSGTGLRAVSVGSGRTLWERDEWREEPVASGDALFATQSPDSSEVDPRWGPVEGKLVRLDSHTGREIWNATFPHPVGAVETFLDVVLAIDQAGRETTHVPFHLTAVDPGTGAARWTREFEGEWLSDLKWGEEQVLVMMPTGGDWGEDMRVIALDLATGETRWELDPEGYPFVIGGRLVTDDNDGFVVYR, from the coding sequence ATGGGCGAGCGGCTCATCGACCTCGATGCCGCGCCGTCATCTGCCCCGTTCAAGGGGTGGAGCCGGCGCAACAGCCTGACGCTCGTCGTCGCCGTCCTCGCCTGGCCGGAACCCCGTCCCGTGCCGGAGGTTTTCGGCCTGCGGCAGACGCCCGTGCCGGCCTGGACTCTGGCCGGTGCCGCCTACCCGGCAGGGACGTGCGGAGATCGGGGCCTGCTCACGAGCGACGAGAGCGGCGAGGGCTTCGTCGTGGTCGCCTGCCTCGGGCTTGAGGACGGGAGGATGAGGTGGGAGTCGACCTATGAGCTCGATGGAGGGTTCGGATGGGTCGCGACGCTGCCCGGAACCAGATATCTGACGCTGCAGGGCGAGCGCACCGTCCGGCTGCTCGACGCCCGGAATGGAGAGCTCGTCGATCGCATCGACTTCGATCCGCTGGGGGACGACCGCCCGGTCCTTGTCGCCTCCGACAAGGGGACACTCTTCTACGCCGAGCCCACCTGGGGCGAGCTGGAGCCTGAGTGGCACCTCAGCAGACTCAATGGGACCGACCCCGACGACCGCGTCTGGGACGTCCAGTTCGGCAACGTGGTCGCGGGCTGGCTCGCCGTAGGGAGCCCGATCGAGAGCCATGGCCTCGCCTGGTTCTGCGGGGCGAGTATCCCCCTCGCGCAGGGATTCTCCCTCGCAGTCGATCTCGAGGACGGGACGATCCCCGAGTGGTCAAGGCAACTGCACGACATGGTCCTGTTGGACGGCGTCGTCATCGGCAGCTCGGGTACCGGCCTCAGGGCGGTCAGTGTGGGCAGCGGCCGCACCCTGTGGGAGCGTGACGAGTGGCGGGAGGAGCCGGTGGCCTCCGGAGACGCCCTCTTCGCGACCCAGAGCCCGGACAGCAGCGAGGTGGACCCGCGATGGGGCCCGGTCGAGGGAAAGCTGGTCCGGCTCGACTCGCACACCGGGAGGGAGATCTGGAACGCCACGTTCCCGCACCCCGTTGGCGCAGTCGAGACCTTCCTAGATGTCGTGCTGGCGATCGATCAGGCGGGCCGGGAGACGACCCACGTCCCCTTCCACCTCACCGCGGTCGATCCCGGAACGGGTGCGGCGCGCTGGACCCGCGAGTTCGAGGGGGAGTGGCTCTCCGATCTGAAATGGGGCGAGGAGCAGGTCCTCGTCATGATGCCGACCGGAGGTGACTGGGGCGAGGACATGCGTGTGATCGCGCTCGATCTCGCGACCGGTGAGACGAGATGGGAGCTCGACCCCGAGGGCTACCCGTTCGTCATCGGGGGTCGGCTCGTGACCGACGACAACGACGGGTTCGTGGTCTACAGGTAG
- the mmsB gene encoding multiple monosaccharide ABC transporter permease yields the protein MTTTTTPEAVAETKGPRVWSGLGSGMRQYGIMGALVLIVLLFQIMTGGRLLQPNNVTSLVQQNAYVLILAVGMLMIIVAGHIDLSVGSVVAAVGGVIGVLMADFGLNPWLAILVGLAVGALIGAWQGFWVAFVGVPAFIVTLGGMLIFRGVALVLVGYTRAGFDSQFLSISNGGVAGLTGFVGDLDAFTLIVGIVGIAGLILSTLTRRARNHRRGLEVEPFPLLLVKLIGLTVLIGLATYWIARSALGLPYVLVIVGLIIFLYAWLMGNTVFGRHIYAIGGNLAAAKLSGINTRKVNFWLFVNMGVLCALAAIVVTSRAGAATAAAGQNYELDAIAACFIGGAAVTGGIGRVSGAIIGALIMGVLNMGLSIMGVDPSWQFIIKGLVLVLAVAFDLMNKNRSAGS from the coding sequence ATGACTACCACCACGACTCCGGAGGCGGTCGCCGAGACGAAGGGCCCGAGGGTCTGGAGCGGGCTCGGCTCGGGGATGCGCCAGTACGGCATCATGGGCGCGCTCGTCCTGATCGTGCTGCTGTTCCAGATCATGACCGGTGGGCGGCTGCTGCAGCCGAACAACGTGACGAGCCTCGTCCAGCAGAACGCCTACGTGCTCATCCTCGCCGTCGGCATGCTGATGATCATCGTGGCCGGGCACATCGACCTGTCGGTCGGCTCGGTCGTCGCTGCTGTCGGCGGCGTGATCGGCGTGCTGATGGCAGACTTCGGGCTCAACCCGTGGCTGGCCATCCTGGTCGGCCTCGCCGTCGGCGCCCTGATCGGCGCCTGGCAGGGGTTCTGGGTCGCCTTCGTCGGGGTACCCGCATTCATCGTGACCCTCGGTGGCATGTTGATCTTCCGCGGTGTCGCACTCGTGCTGGTCGGCTACACGCGCGCCGGCTTCGACTCGCAGTTCCTGTCGATCTCCAACGGCGGCGTGGCGGGCCTCACCGGGTTCGTCGGTGACCTGGACGCCTTCACCCTGATCGTCGGCATCGTCGGCATTGCCGGCCTGATCCTCAGCACCCTCACGCGGCGCGCGAGGAACCACAGGCGCGGCCTCGAGGTCGAACCGTTTCCGCTGCTGCTGGTCAAGCTGATCGGCCTGACCGTGCTGATCGGTCTGGCGACCTACTGGATCGCCCGCAGCGCGCTCGGCCTTCCCTACGTGCTGGTCATCGTGGGGCTGATCATCTTCCTGTACGCCTGGCTGATGGGCAACACGGTCTTCGGCCGCCACATCTACGCGATCGGCGGCAACCTCGCCGCGGCGAAGCTCTCGGGCATCAACACCCGCAAGGTCAACTTCTGGCTGTTCGTGAACATGGGCGTGCTGTGCGCGCTCGCCGCGATCGTCGTCACCTCGCGTGCCGGTGCCGCGACGGCGGCGGCCGGACAGAACTACGAGCTCGACGCGATCGCCGCCTGTTTCATCGGCGGCGCGGCGGTCACGGGCGGCATCGGGCGGGTGTCGGGGGCCATCATCGGCGCGTTGATCATGGGCGTGCTCAACATGGGCCTGTCGATCATGGGCGTCGATCCGTCCTGGCAGTTCATCATCAAGGGCCTCGTCCTCGTGCTGGCCGTGGCCTTCGACCTGATGAACAAGAACCGCTCTGCAGGCAGCTGA
- a CDS encoding ATP-binding cassette domain-containing protein: MSEPILEMRGIGKTFGPVRALSDVTMTVMPGEIHAICGENGAGKSTLMNVLSGLYPHGTYEGEIVYEGREARFRSLRDSEADGIVIIHQELGLSPYLSIGENIFLGNERSKGGVIDWRTTMSEAKALLQRVGLRERPETRVLDIGVGKQQLVEIAKALSKNVHLLILDEPTAALNDEDSAHLLGLMRSLKAEGVTQIIISHKLNEIMAIADAITVIRDGSVVETLDNQPGARREAAPIPEPVATPVASPEPTRAEPEPEAGQDGVVDGGEELGRIGSVLDSVDEELEAISDAPGASVAAPDEPVTEQRLIRSMVGRPLDHRFPPRDPHIGEELLRIENWTVHHPEDTHRVIVDDASLTVSAGEVVGIAGLMGAGRTELAMSVFGHQYGSRITGRVLKNGVEIDTGTVQKAIANGVAYVSEDRKKFGLNLIAEIRHNISAAALGKLSNKGVIDKNREDVVAHEYRDKMRIRSSSIQQPARNLSGGNQQKVVLSKWMFSDPEVLILDEPTRGIDVGAKYEIYQIINELAASGRGVIVISSELPELLGVCDRIYALSEGRITGQLPREEATQESLMELMTLEAPRA; the protein is encoded by the coding sequence GTGAGCGAACCCATCCTGGAGATGCGCGGCATCGGAAAGACGTTCGGCCCGGTGCGCGCTCTCAGCGACGTGACCATGACGGTCATGCCCGGGGAGATCCATGCCATCTGCGGCGAGAACGGCGCAGGCAAGTCAACGCTCATGAATGTCCTCTCCGGGCTCTACCCGCACGGCACCTATGAGGGCGAGATCGTCTACGAGGGGAGGGAGGCACGGTTCAGGTCGCTTCGTGACAGCGAGGCGGACGGCATCGTGATCATCCACCAGGAACTGGGCCTCTCCCCGTACCTCTCCATCGGGGAGAACATCTTCCTCGGCAACGAGCGGTCAAAGGGTGGCGTGATCGACTGGCGCACCACCATGTCCGAGGCGAAGGCCCTGCTGCAGCGCGTCGGCCTGAGGGAACGCCCGGAGACCAGGGTGCTCGACATCGGCGTCGGCAAGCAGCAACTGGTCGAGATCGCCAAGGCGCTCTCGAAGAACGTGCACCTGCTCATCCTCGACGAGCCGACCGCCGCCCTCAACGACGAGGACTCCGCCCACCTGCTCGGCCTGATGCGATCGCTCAAGGCCGAGGGGGTGACGCAGATCATCATCTCCCACAAGCTCAACGAGATCATGGCCATCGCGGACGCGATCACCGTCATCCGCGACGGCTCCGTCGTCGAGACGCTCGACAACCAGCCGGGTGCCCGCCGCGAGGCTGCCCCGATCCCCGAACCCGTCGCTACCCCGGTCGCCTCTCCCGAGCCGACGAGGGCCGAACCGGAGCCGGAAGCGGGTCAAGACGGCGTCGTGGATGGGGGAGAGGAACTCGGCCGGATCGGCAGCGTCCTCGACTCGGTCGACGAGGAGCTCGAGGCGATCTCCGATGCGCCAGGCGCCAGTGTCGCCGCACCAGACGAACCCGTCACGGAACAGCGGCTCATCCGCTCCATGGTCGGCCGACCGCTCGACCACCGGTTCCCGCCGCGCGACCCGCACATCGGCGAAGAGCTGCTGCGGATCGAGAACTGGACGGTCCACCACCCCGAGGACACCCACCGGGTGATCGTCGACGACGCCTCGCTCACCGTCAGCGCCGGCGAGGTCGTCGGCATCGCAGGGCTGATGGGCGCAGGACGCACCGAGCTCGCCATGAGCGTCTTCGGCCACCAGTACGGCTCGCGGATCACGGGTCGCGTGCTCAAGAACGGCGTCGAGATCGACACCGGAACCGTTCAGAAGGCGATCGCCAACGGCGTCGCCTACGTGAGCGAGGACCGCAAGAAGTTCGGGCTCAACCTGATCGCGGAGATCCGGCACAACATCTCTGCCGCCGCGCTCGGCAAGTTGAGCAACAAGGGCGTGATCGACAAGAACCGCGAGGACGTCGTCGCCCACGAGTACCGCGACAAGATGCGGATCCGCTCGTCATCGATCCAGCAGCCGGCGCGCAACCTGTCGGGCGGCAACCAGCAGAAGGTCGTGCTGAGCAAGTGGATGTTCTCCGACCCTGAGGTGCTGATCCTCGACGAGCCCACCCGCGGCATCGACGTCGGCGCCAAGTACGAGATCTACCAGATCATCAACGAACTCGCCGCGAGCGGCCGCGGCGTCATCGTCATCTCCTCGGAGCTGCCAGAGCTCCTGGGGGTGTGTGACCGGATCTACGCGCTGAGCGAGGGACGGATCACCGGCCAGCTGCCGCGAGAAGAGGCGACACAGGAGTCGCTCATGGAACTTATGACTTTGGAGGCACCGCGCGCATGA
- a CDS encoding substrate-binding domain-containing protein, protein MDISRRSLLAFSSAAAAVGMLSACSAERETATTAAATDAGTEPASTESAATGGELIGIAMPTKSLERWNRDGSHLVELLTAAGFKTSLQYADNKQDQQNNQLQNMLNDGAKVLVIASIDGTALGPVLDQAKSQGATVIAYDRLINGSENVNYYATFDNYKVGQLQGQFILDNIDQYKGADGSINLEPFAGSPDDNNAKFFFSGAWDKIGEKVTSGEFTVPSGKAPKSNEEWQSIGIPGWESAKAQAEMENRLNSFYSGKKVNIVLSPNDSLALGIQQALDGAGYKVGTDWPLLTGQDADLANTKAMLEGKQSMTVWKDTRKLGEQVAKMVEQIIKGEEVEVNDTETYDNGKLVVPTYLVEPEVVTKDTVKTALVDSGFYKAEDLGL, encoded by the coding sequence ATGGATATTTCGCGTCGTAGCCTGCTCGCGTTCTCCTCTGCTGCAGCCGCCGTCGGCATGCTCAGCGCCTGCAGCGCCGAGCGTGAGACGGCCACCACTGCGGCCGCAACGGACGCCGGCACCGAGCCCGCCTCCACCGAGAGCGCCGCCACGGGTGGGGAACTGATCGGCATCGCGATGCCGACCAAGAGCCTCGAGCGTTGGAACCGCGACGGCTCGCACCTCGTCGAACTGCTGACCGCCGCAGGCTTCAAGACGAGCCTGCAGTACGCGGACAACAAGCAGGACCAGCAGAACAACCAGCTGCAGAACATGCTCAATGACGGCGCGAAGGTGCTCGTCATCGCCTCGATCGACGGCACGGCGCTCGGCCCCGTCCTCGACCAGGCCAAGTCGCAGGGCGCGACCGTCATCGCCTACGACCGCCTGATCAACGGCTCCGAGAACGTCAACTACTACGCCACCTTCGACAACTACAAGGTCGGCCAGCTCCAGGGGCAGTTCATCCTCGACAACATCGACCAGTACAAGGGCGCAGACGGCTCGATCAACCTCGAGCCCTTCGCCGGGTCTCCCGACGATAACAACGCCAAGTTCTTCTTCTCCGGTGCGTGGGACAAGATCGGCGAGAAGGTCACCAGCGGCGAGTTCACCGTGCCGTCGGGCAAGGCGCCCAAGTCGAACGAGGAGTGGCAGTCGATCGGCATCCCCGGCTGGGAGTCCGCCAAGGCGCAGGCCGAGATGGAGAACCGACTCAACTCGTTCTACAGCGGCAAGAAGGTCAACATCGTCCTGTCGCCCAACGACTCGCTCGCGCTCGGCATCCAGCAGGCCCTCGACGGTGCGGGCTACAAGGTCGGCACCGACTGGCCGCTGCTCACCGGCCAGGACGCCGACCTCGCCAACACCAAGGCCATGCTCGAGGGCAAGCAGTCGATGACGGTGTGGAAGGACACCCGCAAGCTAGGCGAGCAGGTGGCCAAGATGGTCGAGCAGATCATCAAGGGTGAAGAGGTCGAGGTCAACGACACCGAGACCTACGACAACGGCAAGCTCGTCGTGCCCACCTACCTGGTCGAGCCGGAGGTCGTCACCAAGGACACCGTCAAGACCGCGCTCGTCGACTCGGGCTTCTACAAGGCAGAAGACCTCGGCCTCTGA